Proteins from a genomic interval of Inediibacterium massiliense:
- a CDS encoding ABC1 kinase family protein: protein MIIILNKDKKERQIYEMNTINERKRIREIISVFIKHGIKKERMTPENAREALEELGPTFIKIGQILSTRPDILPEEYILEFEKLQDQVKIEKFEDIQNLIEKELKRPIIEVFSYLEKEPIASASMAQVHLACTQRGEEVVLKIQRPFVKEVMMNDIALLKKLTKIGKFAPQKNVIDFEEVIDEIGEMMKKELDFFHEANNIEKFDEKNKNIQYAISPKVYKEYTTSNILVMEYIKGIKISNIDDLKRSGYDLKEIAKKLTHHYMKQVFEDGYFHADPHPGNLLIAHKKIAYIDFGMMGSLDEGMKYKLNELLYASATKDIEKITQNVVKIGIKKGKVQMNRLYSDIEEIYNKYVQQNISDIDFPQFMNEIFQVSKRNNLSMPKNITMFLKGMMTIQGVVQKLDPKMNMMDAALPYIKEHILFKRDFKQDLIEQIENIYQLSKYGLKIPIKSLELMNSALAGKLKVKIEHAHMEETIRELSKMANRIVFALIISSIVVGSSLVITANVGPKIYDMSFFGLIGYVSAAIMGIYLLIMILRNEKM, encoded by the coding sequence ATGATTATAATATTAAATAAAGATAAAAAAGAGAGGCAAATATATGAAATGAATACAATCAATGAAAGAAAGAGGATTAGAGAGATTATATCTGTATTTATAAAACATGGAATCAAAAAAGAAAGGATGACTCCTGAAAATGCAAGAGAGGCTTTAGAGGAATTAGGACCAACTTTTATAAAAATAGGACAAATTCTATCTACAAGACCAGATATATTACCAGAAGAATATATCCTTGAATTTGAGAAGCTTCAAGATCAAGTAAAAATTGAAAAATTTGAAGATATTCAAAACCTTATTGAGAAGGAGTTAAAAAGACCAATAATAGAAGTATTTTCCTATTTAGAAAAAGAGCCTATTGCATCAGCTTCTATGGCTCAAGTACATCTAGCATGTACACAAAGAGGAGAAGAAGTTGTTTTAAAAATTCAAAGACCCTTTGTAAAAGAAGTAATGATGAATGATATTGCTCTTTTAAAAAAGCTTACAAAGATAGGAAAGTTTGCTCCACAGAAAAATGTAATAGATTTTGAAGAGGTGATAGATGAAATAGGAGAAATGATGAAAAAAGAATTAGATTTTTTCCATGAAGCAAATAATATAGAAAAATTTGATGAAAAAAATAAAAATATACAATATGCGATTTCTCCTAAAGTTTACAAGGAATATACTACCTCTAATATTTTAGTTATGGAATACATAAAAGGAATTAAAATTAGTAATATTGATGATTTAAAAAGAAGTGGATATGATTTGAAAGAAATTGCAAAAAAGCTTACGCATCATTATATGAAACAAGTATTTGAGGATGGATATTTTCATGCAGACCCGCATCCAGGAAATTTGTTGATTGCTCATAAAAAAATTGCTTATATAGATTTTGGTATGATGGGAAGTTTAGATGAGGGAATGAAATATAAACTCAATGAGTTATTATATGCATCTGCCACAAAAGATATAGAAAAAATCACTCAAAATGTTGTAAAAATAGGAATAAAAAAGGGAAAAGTCCAAATGAATAGATTGTATTCTGATATTGAAGAAATTTATAATAAATATGTACAACAAAACATATCAGATATTGACTTTCCTCAGTTTATGAATGAAATATTTCAAGTAAGCAAGAGAAACAATCTTTCTATGCCCAAAAATATTACCATGTTCTTAAAAGGAATGATGACGATCCAAGGGGTTGTACAAAAGCTTGATCCAAAGATGAATATGATGGATGCAGCACTTCCTTATATAAAAGAACATATTCTTTTTAAAAGAGATTTTAAACAAGATCTAATAGAACAAATAGAAAATATATACCAACTATCTAAATATGGATTAAAAATTCCCATCAAAAGCTTAGAACTAATGAATAGTGCACTAGCAGGAAAGTTAAAGGTAAAGATAGAACATGCTCATATGGAGGAGACTATAAGAGAATTAAGTAAGATGGCAAATAGAATTGTGTTTGCTCTTATTATTTCTTCTATTGTAGTAGGCTCTTCGTTAGTGATTACTGCAAATGTAGGACCCAAAATATATGATATGTCATTTTTTGGACTGATCGGATATGTAAGTGCGGCCATTATGGGAATATATCTTTTGATCATGATTCTTAGAAATGAAAAGATGTGA